The genomic DNA CGTAGGACAGAAGCTGACATCATCATACTTTTAGATGTTCAAAAGAATCAGTCGAGCATTGGGTTTCAATATCGAAAAACAGCCATCAGGAAATTACTTGAAGGTTTATATAACGATAACCCTAACGTACATATAGGTATGGTTGCATACTCAGATCATGCtgattatatattcaaattatcaTGGTCGAACAACGTTCACAGTCGTATCGCGGCTGCCTTTCAAGTTGAAAAAGACAAGGTGTCTGTTGAATCTAATTTTAGCCATACTCTTCAATTTGTAGGCGTTGATGCCTTTCGTAGTTCAAATGGTGGACGATCTCTGGCTAGGAAAATAGTAATAACGTTTTCCTCCTCAATGACTGATTATTCCGTTGGGATAAGAGACCAAATACTTAATCTGAACAAATCAGATATTGAAGTTTTGGGAGTCGCCACAAACCATAACGATCCTATTTCTAATGATTATACAGAAATACTTTTAGATGCATGTCAGTTGTTTGTTATACCTACAGAGTCGAAAACTGATCCTTTTGACTGCTTGAAAGCTGTGTCTGGTATGACGTCATATTATGTGTGTAATGATTCTATTTTTCAATTGTACCCATAAGAATGTATATCAGCTTTATATCCAGATGTTTATAACATTAGTAGTCCACATAGGTCAAACTAAActtaacaacattttaaaaatataataaataactgaaaatgaaaataaaagtatcaacatattcttcaagttataaaaaaacaatagcaaacaaaatatcattataaagaAGGCCATATCATATACAAACACTTCTTCACCAAAAAACAAAACCCGGCAAGTTGTCCAAAACATGGCCTAGGTAATCTATGTTTAGAGAGAAAAACCTTTGAATCATGTGCAGACTACTGGGCACTTGATCATGCAGTGAACACATTCTTTGTCATATGTTTTTGTGTGATGGTTCGATTGGTGAGtttctccatttttttttatagtttgcaaaatattctttaatGTACACCCGTGCCTATCAAGAATGAACAATAATATAGGAATTGTACTTTCAAACAtctgttaaatataataaagtgtAATCATAGATAACCTCTGGCTAAGATGACAATCAGCTTAGGTTTACCTTTCGTAGAACAAGGCATCACTTCtggtattatttgtaaacaaataacagAAATAATGAGCCAAAGCTTTAAAAGTCAGGAGAAGTTACATGATCGCTAAATATTCAACTATCCATACAGGACCAACAATCGAGGATTAAAAACAAGATTCGAGTACTCGCAGTGTGTTTGTATTGTGATCGTACCAGCCAACAAAGCAGACAACAACGTGTTAGTTGTATATCTTCAATAATACAcggaaatttgaaataaaattaataatcatgtcatattgatgtgtaaaccggagCGATTAACTCACATACTGAATACACttttttttgagtttttgagtAAGAGCCCCAataataacctctagaaaaatgGTTTAATCCTATTAATTCTTAATCGCAACACTTTTTTAGTGTGATGGCTACTATGATTACCATCAAATGGACAATTGAAAGGTCGTAACTAATGACCTGGTCGCCATATTAACGTTCTCTAAACGATAGATGCAACATAATCATgacaatctaaaataaaaatacttatgTATAGATATGCAAATCATTTAAGAATTATCATTAGCTTTTAGATTTAAATATGGTCATGAACTTCAAAACTATCGTCTTCTCGAATCTCCTAGATTATTACcagtttttaatattgatacaaaaaattCTGATTCAAGTATCGTACAGGACACTGATAATCTACCGCAAGTAACAAAGGTATCAAAGTTATCAAATGACAAGGAGAGAACTAAACTCACATCTTCAAAATAAAGCTTAAAAAATAATGCTGTTGACAGTTCCATCTCTAAGTTTTAAATAAGAAGCGATGGTACCAATATGTTTTTCGGAAATGTAATTTCAGTATCTCAGATGTTTATTTGATGTTTATTAGTTAACCCTATGTTGGTACTTCATTTGAGTAAAATATTCTGGTTTTAGATTCAACACGCTTTATACGATTTGCCATTCTTTCTCAATCAAACGATTTTCCAATATCACTTTGATCCCATGCGTCGCCCTCATGATCAGTTCTGGATTGATTTCATAATTATGACCATCTACCAGTGACACTttgtatctgaaataaaaattaaagatatctcAATTTTTAGTATAATTGATTCATGTACTGCAACCCAACAATAACAATAACGTGTTTTGCatatcttattatataaataacacatacatTTAGCTGAGAGGGGAACATAGCAGATTGGTACCCTGGGAAAACAttgtcaatagttatcaaaggtaccaggattataacttagtacgctagaagcgcgtttcgtctacatcagactcatcagtgacgctcatatcaaaatatttataaagccaaacatgaacaaagttgaagagcactgaggatcaACAGCGGCGAAGCCAAGTCTTTAGTCTAGGGGTACCAATCgactctatcaccctctcagttatgtgttatttaatttatcatactgaatgtcctatcaGTATTGTCTTTTACAGACGGATATTATTAacaagtattttctatgacgtcacgtaTAGAACAATGTTACGGGTATTAGACAAATCAACAGAAGTGAAGCaagatgttttgtttattttattttgacagtcaAATAAGAGAATCTGAGCCATGATGAGCTGAGCATTATATTGAATAATgtgatgtaaattcaattcattgtccTTGAGATTATCGATTTTTGGTAGGTCTGAACGAGTACAGCCATGTTATTGAGTAAATTAACATCCTCGTATAGTCGATCACAATTGGACATTTTAACGTGAGAAGCGCATTAAGACTTTACCAATTACGGTCTGACGTAACTAAATGATACTTCAAATCAATATACACAAAGATTAAGGATCTGAATCTTGAACAAATTAACATCTGTTGTGTTGTTGTAAGTTTATTTGTTGTGAGTTTGTGTTATCCTGGGTTTGTTTTTCGTATTTAACTTTTACTATAAAAATGTTACAACAAATAGTCAACAGCAGTTTAATTTCATTGATTATTAACATCTACAAACCTCTGAACTAATCTACTGATCATAACTTTTAATTCGTTCATTGCAAAATTTTGGCCAATACAAttcctaaaataaaaataataataaaagcaGAAGTGGCGTTTTTCGACAATGAACCAACAGCCTGAATGTAATAAAACCAACTCATAATACATTTAATACAACTTGATGTCTCCAACGATAGACACTGGACGTtatgtcattttgatttatttgttgaaatatttagttatttttatgctgattaagattataacacaatgttgactgctgttcACCAATTATTTGACGTTTTTAACTACTAGTTAAATATCTGTATGGTTtgctcacacattgttgtcagtTTAACGAAAACCTATGCAACTATCAAACAATGTAgtggtttagctagctttaaaaccaagTAAAATCCACAATGTTCTGCATagaaaaatgcctgtaccaagtcatgaatagtacagttcttgtccattcgtttgatgtgttttttcatttgatttagcCATTTGAGGACCAACTTTccggtttgaattttcctttggGTGGGGTTGTTTTGccaatttacttttattttatataatctCTATATGGAACGATCCTAAAGCTATAGTTACAGAATCATTGTCTATTAACAGATTAAGGTAAAGACTATAAGATGTAGTATAGACTTTCATATTCATACAAGGGAACATATTGTTCTATTGAAACGAGTTGTTCGTTTATTCGGCTTTACTTAACCGTTCCAGCGGACGACAAATTTCCGGAAGCATCGCATTTATACAATgctgttttcatattttaactTCTCAATTACCTTGATCCAGCAGCAAATGGTATGTAGCTGTATGGATGTCTGTTAGTTATATCTTCCTTTAAAAATCTCTCCGGTTTAAATACCTGAAAATATAgcactaaatattaaaaaaagtttaaacaaatgataaagatattttgaattcTCGGGATTATTTCACTTAATGTTTATTCTTTACGGGACTAACTGACAAACCCTTT from Mytilus trossulus isolate FHL-02 chromosome 8, PNRI_Mtr1.1.1.hap1, whole genome shotgun sequence includes the following:
- the LOC134681762 gene encoding collagen alpha-5(VI) chain-like, which encodes MTYIVKRLPIGSEDFQIALMKYNYHPSLVFNFVEYTSVQPITSAFHEIHISNGPTNTGEALQKADEIFHDKSSGSRISAYKYVISIYDGLSSDRMNALSQAKKMREKRIKLFAVGIGNAVSHDEIVNIAFSKCYAFNHIHLDDIYNQLIQDSIDVSCPVCVRRTEADIIILLDVQKNQSSIGFQYRKTAIRKLLEGLYNDNPNVHIGMVAYSDHADYIFKLSWSNNVHSRIAAAFQVEKDKVSVESNFSHTLQFVGVDAFRSSNGGRSLARKIVITFSSSMTDYSVGIRDQILNLNKSDIEVLGVATNHNDPISNDYTEILLDACQLFVIPTESKTDPFDCLKAVSGMTSYYVCNDSIFQLYP